One genomic region from Zalophus californianus isolate mZalCal1 chromosome 2, mZalCal1.pri.v2, whole genome shotgun sequence encodes:
- the ANXA5 gene encoding annexin A5 isoform X1, with translation MAQALKGTVVAFPGFDERADAEALRKAMKGLGTDEESILTLLTSRSNAQRQEIAVAFKTLFGRDLLDDLKSELTGKFEKLIMALMKPSRLYDAYELKHALKGAGTDEKVLTEIIASRTPEELRAIKQVYEEEYGSSLEDDVVGDTSGYYQRMLVVLLQANRDPDAGIDEAQVEQDAQALFQAGELKWGTDEEKFITIFGTRSVSHLRRVFDKYMTISGFQIEETIDRETSGNLEQLLLAVVKSIRSIPAYLAETLYYAMKGAGTDDHTLIRIVVSRSEIDLFNIRKEFRKNFATSLYSMIKGDTSGDYKKALLLLCGGEND, from the exons GCTCTTAAAGGCACCGTGGTTGCCTTCCCTGGATTTGATGAGCGGGCTGATGCAGAAGCTCTTCGGAAGGCCATGAAAGGCCTGG GCACTGATGAGGAGAGCATCTTGACTCTGTTGACATCCCGAAGTAATGCTCAGCGCCAGGAAATCGCCGTGGCTTTTAAAACTCTATTTGGCAGG GACCTGCTGGATGACCTGAAATCGGAACTGactggaaaatttgaaaaattaatcatGGCTCTGATGAAACCTTCTCGGCTTTATGATGCCTATGAACTGAAGCATGCTCTTAAG GGAGCTGGGACAGATGAAAAAGTACTGACGGAAATTATTGCTTCAAGGACACCTGAAGAACTGAGAGCCATAAAACAAGTTTATGAAGAAG AATATGGCTCAAGCCTGGAAGATGACGTGGTGGGAGATACATCAGGGTACTACCAGAGGATGTTGGTGGTTCTCCTTCAG GCTAATAGAGACCCTGATGCTGGAATTGATGAAGCACAAGTTGAACAAGATGCTCAG GCTTTGTTTCAGGCTGGAGAACTGAAATGGGGGACAGATGAAGAAAAGTTTATCACCATCTTCGGGACACGAAGTGTGTCTCATTTGAGAAGGG tgTTTGATAAATACATGACTATATCAGGATTTCAAATTGAGGAAACCATTGACCGAGAGACTTCTGGTAATTTGGAGCAACTACTCCTTGCTGTTG tgaaatCTATTCGAAGTATACCTGCCTACCTTGCAGAAACCCTCTACTATGCTATGAAG gGAGCGGGGACGGATGATCATACCCTCATCAGAATCGTGGTGTCCAGGAGCGAGATTGATTTGTTTAACATTAGGAAGGAGTTCAGGAAGAATTTCGCCACCTCTCTTTATTCCATGATTAAG GGTGATACGTCTGGGGACTATAAGAAAGCCCTCTTGCTGCTCTGTGGAGGAGAGAACGACTGA
- the ANXA5 gene encoding annexin A5 isoform X2, whose translation MAQALKGTVVAFPGFDERADAEALRKAMKGLGTDEESILTLLTSRSNAQRQEIAVAFKTLFGRDLLDDLKSELTGKFEKLIMALMKPSRLYDAYELKHALKGAGTDEKVLTEIIASRTPEELRAIKQVYEEEYGSSLEDDVVGDTSGYYQRMLVVLLQANRDPDAGIDEAQVEQDAQALFQAGELKWGTDEEKFITIFGTRSVSHLRRVFDKYMTISGFQIEETIDRETSGNLEQLLLAVVKSIRSIPAYLAETLYYAMKGAGTDDHTLIRIVVSRSEIDLFNIRKEFRKNFATSLYSMIKLL comes from the exons GCTCTTAAAGGCACCGTGGTTGCCTTCCCTGGATTTGATGAGCGGGCTGATGCAGAAGCTCTTCGGAAGGCCATGAAAGGCCTGG GCACTGATGAGGAGAGCATCTTGACTCTGTTGACATCCCGAAGTAATGCTCAGCGCCAGGAAATCGCCGTGGCTTTTAAAACTCTATTTGGCAGG GACCTGCTGGATGACCTGAAATCGGAACTGactggaaaatttgaaaaattaatcatGGCTCTGATGAAACCTTCTCGGCTTTATGATGCCTATGAACTGAAGCATGCTCTTAAG GGAGCTGGGACAGATGAAAAAGTACTGACGGAAATTATTGCTTCAAGGACACCTGAAGAACTGAGAGCCATAAAACAAGTTTATGAAGAAG AATATGGCTCAAGCCTGGAAGATGACGTGGTGGGAGATACATCAGGGTACTACCAGAGGATGTTGGTGGTTCTCCTTCAG GCTAATAGAGACCCTGATGCTGGAATTGATGAAGCACAAGTTGAACAAGATGCTCAG GCTTTGTTTCAGGCTGGAGAACTGAAATGGGGGACAGATGAAGAAAAGTTTATCACCATCTTCGGGACACGAAGTGTGTCTCATTTGAGAAGGG tgTTTGATAAATACATGACTATATCAGGATTTCAAATTGAGGAAACCATTGACCGAGAGACTTCTGGTAATTTGGAGCAACTACTCCTTGCTGTTG tgaaatCTATTCGAAGTATACCTGCCTACCTTGCAGAAACCCTCTACTATGCTATGAAG gGAGCGGGGACGGATGATCATACCCTCATCAGAATCGTGGTGTCCAGGAGCGAGATTGATTTGTTTAACATTAGGAAGGAGTTCAGGAAGAATTTCGCCACCTCTCTTTATTCCATGATTAAG CTTCTGTGA